Within Dysosmobacter sp. Marseille-Q4140, the genomic segment CATCTCCATGAAACGGGCCAGCTCATCCTGCGCGTAAGCCACGGAGTCCTCGCGGTTGAGCAGGAAGGTGTCCTGATAATACGCCTCGGCAATGGCGGTGGCGTACTCCTCATTGTTGTTGGAAATATCGTCAATGGCAGCGCCCAGCTTTTCAATGATGGCCTCGGGGGTACCCTTGGGAACCAGGATATAATAGGCGTTCACGGAAACCAGGTCCTCATAACCCAGCTCCTTGGCGGTGGGGATGTCGGGGAACTGAGAGCTGCGCTCCTCGCCCACAGTGGCCAGGATCCGGAAGTCGCCGCTGTCGATGAAGGACTTCATGGTGCCGTAGGGATTGATGATGAACTCGAAATTCCCGCCTTTCAGGCCGGCGGTACGGTCACTGGAGGCGCCGGAGTTGACGATGTTCAGCTCCACGCCGCAGGCCTTCTCCATCAGCAGGCAGGCATAGTGAGAGGTGGCGCCGATAGAAGCGGGCACGATGAATTCGCCGGGATTTTCCTTGATAGCGGCCACCAGATCGTCCAGGGTCTCATAGGGAGAGTCGCTGCGGACGGCAATGGCCTCCACGGCAGGACGGCCGCAGACGCGCACCATTTCAAAATCCTCAATGCCGATATCGGAAGTACCGGCGGCAGTGTTGACGTTAATGGAGGAATGGGTGAACAGGATGGTATAACCGTCGGCGTCCGCATCATAGACCTCCTTGGCAGCCAGCATGCCGCTGTTGCCCACCACATTGCTCACCGCCACAGGCTGGCCCAGTTCCTCTTCCAGATACTTTGCATATTGCCGGGCGTTGAAGTCCGTGTCGCCGCCGGCGTCAAAGGGCACGATCATCTGAATGGGCTTGGTGGGCCAATCGGTCTCGGTGCTGTCACCGGACTGGGTATCCTCTGTGGTCTGATCCTGGGCGTCCTCCTGAACCTCATCCTCAGAACCGCCGCAGGCCGTCAGCAGTGAACCGGTGAGCAGCAGCGCCAGCAGCAGGGCAAGCAGTTTCTTCGTCTTTTTCATTGAATCTTCCTCCTTCGTAAATCAGCACTGTGATTTGGGTCCGTAGGAACCCGATACAGCTGCCAGGATATATAAGCATTTTTCGTGCCACTTTTATAATATCAAATTTTTCTTTGCTTTTTTCGTTATTTTGCAAAAAAGAATGTTAATATTTTATCCATCATCCCAAGAAGGCCTCCAAAAACCATGTTTCAAATTTGTCAGATTTTTCACTACATCCTTTGAATTTGTTTCAGCAGCCGCAGAAACAATCTCTTCTCTCCAGCTGATTTCTTCATATGTTCCCGCGGATCCTCTCTTTTTTCTTTGAAAAGTCCACCTTTCCCCTTCCTTTTCAAGCGTTAACAAACTGTTTCACCGAAACGTTTCCTTGTAAAACTGAAACATCTCTGTTATAGTATATCGCAGCAGCTTCCCGTCGCAGCAAGTCTATTGTGCACGCCATGAACCCCCGGCGGCAAAAGGAGGTCTTTCCTTGATTCGAATTGGCATCGCGCTTCCCTACCCTGAGGCAGAGCCCCTGGCTCAGGAGGTTTTTCAAGAACACACTGCTTATATGAAACGGCAGGTGCAGGACAACACGCACTACCTCCTGGAGACGATCGTCGCCGCAGCCACAGACGAAGTCCTGACCAACACGCCGGAGTGCGACGTTATGATCGCCCGGGGCGGCACCTATCTGGACCTGTGCAAGCGGTCCTTCCCCGTGCCGCTTGTG encodes:
- a CDS encoding tripartite tricarboxylate transporter substrate binding protein, with protein sequence MKKTKKLLALLLALLLTGSLLTACGGSEDEVQEDAQDQTTEDTQSGDSTETDWPTKPIQMIVPFDAGGDTDFNARQYAKYLEEELGQPVAVSNVVGNSGMLAAKEVYDADADGYTILFTHSSINVNTAAGTSDIGIEDFEMVRVCGRPAVEAIAVRSDSPYETLDDLVAAIKENPGEFIVPASIGATSHYACLLMEKACGVELNIVNSGASSDRTAGLKGGNFEFIINPYGTMKSFIDSGDFRILATVGEERSSQFPDIPTAKELGYEDLVSVNAYYILVPKGTPEAIIEKLGAAIDDISNNNEEYATAIAEAYYQDTFLLNREDSVAYAQDELARFMEMSAELKGE